GCTGCTGGGCGCCGTCATGTCGTGGACGATGCCTTCCTTGGTGATCTCGAACTTGCCGGGAACGGTGTCGTCCAGCGCATGAACGGCTTCCCGCATCGCCTGGTACCAACGGACTGCAGGTTGTACGTCGTCCGGGGCGATGGTCATGGAACGCGCTCCTCGTCTGTGCCCTGTGGTCCGGGTCCGAGTCATCGCTTTCATGCTAGGCCGCCTCTCCTGGGTGCGTCCGGCAGCCTTTGCAGGTGCCGGGGGTTGGGGCGCGGAAGGCGCGGTCGCATTTCTCGCAGGTCTGGAAGGGGTCCGGCGCGGCGAAGGGCTCTCTGCGGGCCGGTGGTGCCAGGAGGGGCGGGAGCTGGGCCGCCAGGCGGTGGGCGATCAGGCCCGCCGGGCTGCGGGGGCGGTCCGGGAGGTTCGCGGTGAGGGCGCTGGTCACCGCGTGATGGGTGGCTCCGCGTTCCAGCCAGGCCTCGACGCCGCCTGCGAGGCGTCGGATGTCCCGCTCGCCGAGGAGCAGCCGGGGGTCGGCCCGGCGGAGTTCCGCGAGGAGTTCCTCGGCCAGCTGTCGGCGGGGCGGGTTTTCGGGGTTGCGGGGCGCCGGGAGGGCCGCAGCCGGGGGCTTGGCGGGCGGGGCGGGCTGCTGAGGCCGGGGCTCCGGATCCGGTGCGGGGCCGGGCGTCGGTCCAGCCCCTGGCTCCGACTCGGGTCGGGGCGCTGGTTCAGGCCTTGGCTCCGGCTCGGTGCCGGGCTCTGGCTCTGGCTCTGGCTCTGGCTCGGGCTCTGGCTCTGGCTTCGGGGACGTGAGGGCCGGGGCGGGCTCGGGGGTGACGGCCTTCGGGGCGTTGCAGAAGACCGTACGGGTGACGATCCGCCCGTCCGGGAGCTTCTCCTGGAGCCGCCTCAGGTACCCGTACGCCTCCAGCTCGCCCAGCGCCTTGCCGATCGAGTTCTCCCCGAGCGGGAGCTCCTTGGCCAGGGCTTTGATGCCGACCGGGGTACCACGGGGCACCGACTGGATGTAGGAGGCGAGGGCCCGCGCGTTCATCGACAGGTGCGGGTGCCGGATCAGGTCGTTGCTGATCACGGTGAAATTGCGGGTGTGTCGGACGTTGGCGTGTTGAACGCCGTACGCGGCGCGTGAGGGCGCGTTAGAGTGCTGGAAAGCCATCGGGAAGTTCGATCCTTCTCGTGGTCAGGCCCTCGTCGGGATTGCGAGTCCCGGCGGGGGCCGCCTTGTGTCTGGAGTTGTCGCGGCGAGCATATGCCAGGCAACCCGCCTGAAATCCAGCCGAGTTGGGCCGGTTCACCCGTGTGAGTGAGCGGCGCTCCGGGGAGGCTGGAGGGGCAGGGCAGGAGTTCTTTCTCTTGGTTCTTCCAAAGAAAAGCGTCGTGACGCGCCGGGTCGCGCCCCATCGCGACCCGGTGGCGCGCGTGGCCCGCACGCATGTCCACGACTTTGTCCAAAGCTGTCGAGACTGCCTCAACGTGAGTGACGGGTAAGGCGCGTTGAGGAGGTGGGTGCGCATGGGCGTGGACAGTGACGGTACGGAAGAACACAGCTGGGCCGTGGACCCCGAGGACGAGCAGGGCGCGGCGGTGGTCGCGGCGCTCGGCCGGCAGATGCGGGCGCGGCGCGAGGCATTGGGGATGCGGGTCGGCGACCTGGCGGCGGCGATCCAGTACGGCGAGGCCCTGATCTACAAGGTCGAGGGCGGCAAGCGGATCGCCAAGCCGGAGTACTTGGACAAGGTGGACGACGCGCTGAAGGCCGGCGGTCTGATCCGGGCCATGGCGGAGGACCTGAGCCGGGTCCGGTACCCGAAGAAGGTCCGGGAGCTGGCCAAGATGGAGTCCCGGGCCATCGAGATCGCGGTGTACCGGATTCACGGCGTCCATGGCTTGTTGCAGACGGCGGAGTACGGGCGATCCCTGTTCGAGATGAGGCAGCCCGCCTACTCGGAGCAAGAGGTCGAACGGTTCGTGGCGGCGCGCGCCGCCAGGCAGGCCATGTTCGGCAGGGACCCCGCGCCGACGCTCAGCTTCGTCCAAGAAGAGGGCACGCTGCGCCGACGGATCGGGGGCACAATGGTGTGGCGTCGGCAGCTCGAACATCTGCTGGAGGTACTCCAGTTGCGCAACATCTCATTCCAGGTCATGCCGCTCGACTGCGAGGTCCATGCAGGGATGGAC
The Streptomyces sp. NBC_01296 DNA segment above includes these coding regions:
- a CDS encoding helix-turn-helix domain-containing protein — translated: MAFQHSNAPSRAAYGVQHANVRHTRNFTVISNDLIRHPHLSMNARALASYIQSVPRGTPVGIKALAKELPLGENSIGKALGELEAYGYLRRLQEKLPDGRIVTRTVFCNAPKAVTPEPAPALTSPKPEPEPEPEPEPEPEPGTEPEPRPEPAPRPESEPGAGPTPGPAPDPEPRPQQPAPPAKPPAAALPAPRNPENPPRRQLAEELLAELRRADPRLLLGERDIRRLAGGVEAWLERGATHHAVTSALTANLPDRPRSPAGLIAHRLAAQLPPLLAPPARREPFAAPDPFQTCEKCDRAFRAPTPGTCKGCRTHPGEAA
- a CDS encoding helix-turn-helix domain-containing protein: MGVDSDGTEEHSWAVDPEDEQGAAVVAALGRQMRARREALGMRVGDLAAAIQYGEALIYKVEGGKRIAKPEYLDKVDDALKAGGLIRAMAEDLSRVRYPKKVRELAKMESRAIEIAVYRIHGVHGLLQTAEYGRSLFEMRQPAYSEQEVERFVAARAARQAMFGRDPAPTLSFVQEEGTLRRRIGGTMVWRRQLEHLLEVLQLRNISFQVMPLDCEVHAGMDGGIEVLKFDDGSAVGRSDGAFNGRPVSDAKRLRILELRFGIIRAQALSPRESRAFIEHLLGAT